A window of Thiocapsa bogorovii genomic DNA:
GCCGAAAAGGCCTATCCGAAGGCCATCGCGCTAGCCGTTCGAGAAACCGGTCTGCCGCCCGATCGCTTCCCTGCCGATTGCCCGTTCTCGCTTTCGCAGTTGCTCGACGAGACCTTCTTCCCTGAGTCCTGATCGTTTGCCCTCATCGCAGAAACAACACGCTGCCTCGCCCCGACCCGCCCGACGCCGGGTTCTGCTCGTCGCGGCGCTCCTCCTCGGGTTGACCGCGGCGCTAGCGCTCTCGGTCCATCCCCTTCTGAATAGCCGTTGGCTTCAGGATCGCCTGACCGAATACAGCGGCCTGAGCATCGCTTGGGACTCGGCGCGTTTTTACCCGAGCGGTCAACTCCGGCTTCGGGACTTGCGCATCGCGCGCGACGACCCGGACTGGCCCCTCGCCCTCGCCCTGCATGAGGCGTCCGTGCAACTTGAGCTGCGCGCGCTCCTGCACCGAGAGCTTCGGATCTCGAGGCTCGATGCCGAGAATTTGCGCTCTCTGCGCTTCGGCGCCTATCGGCTGGAGGGCGACGGCGGCCTGACGCTCGAAGGTGCCGGGTTGCGCCGTGATCACATCGACGTCGACAGCCTGCGTTTCGACCTTTACAAGGCGAGCGTGCTGCGCGAGGACGCGGTCTTGTCGCGCGATCTGACAATCGATGCACATCTGCACCTCGCGCCGCTCACCCTCGCCGAAAACCCGGGCGCACAGATCCTGCGCTTCATCTCGGGCGATCTGAATCTCTCGGCGAAGGCCGATGCCTGGGACCTCTTCAACGATTATCTGCGAGAGATCCCCTGGTTAAGCCTGTCCGGATATGGCGACCTCACGGCCGCGCTGTCGATAGACCGGGGCCACCTCAAACCCGGCAGCCAGCTTCGGCTCGACTCGCCCGCGCTCGGCGTGACGCTCCGGGCCGGCGCTGACATCGGCGCGGATGCCGGTGGCGCATCGCGGCCGATCGGAGGCAACACCCTCTACCGACTCGACGGTGCCGGCCGCGTCGAGATTCAGGTGATCTCCGATGAGCTGAGCCAAACCGAGACCATCCTCGGGATCGACCTCACCGACGTTGAGATGCGCGACCAAGGCGATGACGCGCGCTTCCTCGACAGCCGACAATTTCGCCTGGAATCTCGACTCGCCGGGGCCGACCTCCTCCAAACCCCGGACCTGCCGGAACAAACCGAGCTCAGATGGACATCGGCCGTCGTCCCGGATGTCGCGGTCTTCTCGCGTTATCTTCCGCCGGGTGGCCCGGTGGCCCTGCGCGGCGGACTGGCCGGACTGGATGCCGTCCTGACCTGGGAGGACGACCGACTGCATGGTGTGCTCGATCTGCATGGCGACAATGTCCGACTCTCCCTGCTGGAGACCGACGTCGAGGGCAAGCTTCAGCTCGACCTGCGCATCAACGGCATGAACCCGACCGATCAGACGCTGGACCTCTCGGGTACCCGGCTGACCCTCGAGGCGCTCGCCGACCCGCAACCACGGCAATCGGCCCCCTTGATCACCCGATTCACGCTCGACGAGGCCAAGTTCCGGCTCACCCGCCCGATCGTCGAGTTGCGCGCCATGGATCGGCGCCCCGATCCCATCCCCATCGACGGGCGAGTCCTGATCTCGGGCGAGGTCAACCACCTCGGCTTCTTCGACGCCTTCCTAGGTCGGACGCTGGGGGGCCGCGGCATCCAACTCGACGGCAGCGGCACCCTGGTCGCCGAGCTGAACATCGTCGACGGCACGCCGGCGAAAGGGAGCGGTCTCACGGTCGATGCCGGCGCGCTGAGCGCCCGTCTCCTGGACTTCGAGATCGGCGGCGCCGGGGCACTCGATGCCCGGTGGCAAGAGGGCGACGCAGGCGAAACGCTCACGCTGGGGACCCACTTCACCGAGGCCAGTCTGCGGCACCGCGAGGAGTCCCGACCGCTGCTCGAGTCGGCCGCCATCGCACTGGACATCGAAATACCCGCGCCGTCCGCACAAGCCTTGGCCGACATCTCGGCCGATGCTGCACGCGTGACCTTGCGCTGGGACGGCGCCCGGATGCCGGATATCGGCGTCATCAACCGCTATCTCCCGGATCAGGCGCCCTTTCGATTCCGCGGCGGCAGCGCACTGAGCGAGGGCGAGATCCGGCTCGGCGAACAGCGCGCCGGCGGCAAACTTGCGCTCACGGGCGAGGGCATCCGGGGCGAGCTGTTCGAGACCCCGGTGGAAGGCCGGATCGGTCTCGATCTGGCACTGCAAGACGTCGGCCTCGACGGCACGACGCTGGACCTCTCCGGCACCCGCCTGGAGCTGCAAGCCGGCGGAGACCCCCGAAACGAACGACTGAGCAGCGTACTGACGTTCGAGGAGGCCCGTTTCACCGATTGGCTGGATGCCGAACGCAAGCCCAACCCGGCCATGCAAGGCAGGATCCTGCTCGACGGGCAGGTGACCCAGCTCGGTTTCCTGGACAACTTCCTACCGAAGTCACACGGCGTGCGGATCCGCGGCGAGGGACGGCTGGCGGCCGATCTGAGGCTCCGCCTCCAGACGCTCGCGCCCGGCAGCCAGGTGCGCATCGACGCCGATCCGCTCCAGGTCGACTTCCTCGACTATCGCGCGCACGGCAAGGGTCGGCTGAGCTTGAAGACCGAGGGCGAGGCCCGTGACCCGGGCGCCGAGCTGGATCTGACGCTGGCACGCGTGTCGCTGGGACGACAGGACGGCTCGGCAGACTACATCGAAGGCGAAGACTTCAGCCTCAACAGCCGCACGCCCCACCTGAAAGCCGCGACCGGAGCCGATCGCATCAACGACGTCCGCACCCGGATCGCCCTTCCCAAGGCTCAGCTCAAGGATCTGTCCGTCTACAACCGCTACCTGCCCCAGGACGCCGGGCTCGAGCTCCTGTCCGGCAGCGCGGACCTGACGATGCTCTTCAACCTCGACGGACAACAGGCCGACGGCGAGATCAGCCTGAGCAGCACCGATACACGCCTGCGGTTGGACGAGCAACGCCTCGGCGGCAATCTCAGGCTGGAGGCACGCCTGCGCAAGGGCGACATCGCGACCATGACCTTCGACGCCTCCGGCTCCGGCATTCGCCTCGACGGGGTCACGCTCAGCGCACCCGACGGCAGCGAGACCGCCGATTGGTGGGCACAATTGCAGCTCGACGAGGCCCGCCTGGTCTGGGCCGAGCCGCTCCGACTCGAATCCCGTCTGGAGCTCGGCATGCGCGACACCGGCCCGCTGGCCCGGCTCTTCATCGCCCAAGCGCGTGAGCGCGACTGGCTCGGCCGGCTCCTCACCGTGCCCGACGTCGAGGGCTCGGCCAGGATCGAGCTCCGCGACGAGAGCATCCACATCTGGAACGCCCGGCTCAGCGCCGGCAAGCTCGTCTTGTTCGCCGATCTGCTGATGCGCGACAAACTCCTCAACGGCGAGCTCTCGGCGGTGGTCCAGCCCTTCAGCGTCTCGGTCAGCCTCACCGACAGCCAACCGAGGCTGCATCTCTTCCGTTCACCCGGCCTGCCGGACGCGGACATCGAGAACCCTCCCGCAAATCGGCAGACGATACCGGCGTCCCAATGGCCCGCGTATCTCGAGGGGTTGGTCGGCCCGGACTAGCCCCGTGCGTACGTGCCTCGGTCATTGACAAAGCCTCGGGCGGGGGGCTAGCGTCGGGCCGCCGCTGTCGCTGCAGGAGGTGCGACAACGCAGGAGTAGTCGCACTTGGGGGCGCGCCTGCAGTGTTTTCACCGGCGACAATGGTGCGCGGTTTTCCCACGAAGGCACACACCGTTTCACCAACCAGGAGCATCGATCCAAACATGAACGCGAAGAACAGCGGACTCGGAAGGTCATTCTCTCGCGCAACCGGCGGGGCGCTTGCGCTCTGCGCACTGCTGTCTTTCAGCGGCTGCGCTCAGATCCAACAATCGGAGACCCAAAGCACGGAGCGCATGTTGGCCGCGGCCGGTTTCCAGATGAAGTTCGCCAAGACCCCGGCCCAAAGCGCGCAGGTCGCCGCCCTGCCCCAACGCAAACTCACCCGCACGACGGGTCCGGACGGCGCCATTCGCTTCGTCTGGGCCGATGCGACCGATTGTAAGTGCATCTATGTCGGAACCGAGGCGGCATACGACCGCTATCAAAAGCTCGGAGTCCAGCAGGAGATCGCCGAGGAAAACGAAATGGCCTCGATGGACTGGGACTCCTGGGGCGGTTGGGGACCCGCGTGGTAGCCTGATCCGAGCCCGGCTTGGCGGGCGGCGTCCGACCAAGGACGCCGCCCGCCAATCGACGATGACGGCCTTGGTGCCGACCGGCCTCTGCGCCGAGATTCCGGGGCGCCTTGGGTGTTGAGCGCAAAGCCCAAAACACCTCGTCCGTTATCATGAGCAGCGCGCGATGGCGCCGCGAGACTCTATGCGTCTGAGCATCCGCCGCAAGCTCTTCCTAAGCCATTTCTTGGCCGTGCTGCTGGTATCCGGCAGCATCGGAACCTACTTCTACTACAGCGCGGTGCAAAGCCTGGTCGAGAGCATCCGGCTGCGCCTCCAGAGCAGCGCGGCCCTATTAGGCCAGACCCTGGACGCCCGTGAGGTCGAGGGCATTCGGGATGCCTCCGATTCGGACAGCGACACCTATCGGCGCCACCTCGACCTCCTGCGCGATCTCTCCCGCGCCAATCCCGACATCGCCTATGCCTATATCATGCGGCGCAGCGGCGTTCGGGTCTTCTTCGTCCTCGACTCGGACGAGTCGGAGCGACAAGCCCTGCCGGGACGCGAGTACAAGGACCTCACCCCGGCCCTACTACGGGGATTTCACAATCCCTCCGTGGACGCTCAGGTCTATCGGGACGAGTGGGGATCCTTCATGTCCGGGTACTCGCCCCTTCGAAACGCCCACGGCGAGTATCTGGTCGGTCTCGACATGCGCGCCGATGAGTTCGAGCGCAAGCTGGCCACGATCCGCCTTGCCGGCGCACTCTCCTTAACGCTTTCCATGATCCTTGCCCTGCTGTTCAGCCGCGCCCTCTCGGTTCATTTCACCAGGCCGATCCAGATGCTGGTCGAGCGCTGCCGGGCAATCGCCCAAGGCGATGCCGATTACGCGGTTCGGATTCACAGCGGCGACGAGTTGGAGGAGCTGACGGACGCCTTCAACGCCATGTCGCGCCGAGTGATCCAGAGCCGCATGGAAGCCGACGCCGCCCAGCGGTCGGCCGGGCAGGCCAGGGATCTCTTGGAGCGAAGGGTCTCGGAGCGCACGCGTGAGCTGACCGACACCAATGCGAGGCTGCTCCACGAAGTCGGGGAGCGCGCAAGGGCCGAGGAGATGCTGGCTCAAGTGGCGCGGACGGATCCCTTGACCGGCTTAATGAATCGGCGGGCCATGCTGGAGCAGTTGGACATCCATGCCACTCGCTTTCAGCACAGCAACACGCCGTGCAGCATCCTGCTGGCCGACATCGATCGCTTCAAGAGCATCAACGATACCTTCGGACACGATGCAGGGGATCAGGCCCTGAGTCAGACCGCGAAGGAATTGACCCAAGGTTTGCGGCCCCGAGATCTGGTCGCCCGCTGGGGCGGCGAAGAGTTCCTGTTCCTGCTCCCGGACAGCGATTCGACAGCGGCGTTGGTCGTCGCCGAACGGGTTCGGAGTATGGTTGCCGCCAAACCAATCCGGTTCGGAGACAAGATTCTCCATTTGACCTTGAGTGTAGGCGTCGCAAGCTTCCGCCCCGACGAATCCATACACCACTGCATCAAGGCGGCCGACAAGGCGCTCTACCGGGCAAAGCGCGCCGGACGTGACCGCGTCGTTGTCACCGAGGCGTCCAGCGAAAACGACGAACACTGAGAGACATCCGATAGGTATGGATCGACCTGCCAATGTCCGCCTAAGTGCTCGGACAAGCGCGCCCATCTCAACGTCGGACATCGACCGGGACCTGGCCGACGTGCTCGCCGAGGGTGCCGCAACGGCGGATCATGCGAACCTCAAGGGACCTCGAAGCAGGGCATGCGGCACGAGGTTCAGCGCGGAGCATCCGTCTCGCGCGGCAGCAGCGACTCGGCGTACATGGGCGAGATATCGGAATATTGCCGTGCCGTGTAATGCGCCGTAACGACGGCGAGCATCAGCGGCAGGACGATCTCGTAGTCCATCGTCATCTCGAAGACCATCAGGATCGCCATCAAGGGGGCGTGAGTCGTCCCGGCTAGCATGGCCCCCATGCCGACGACCGCGTAGGCACTCGGCGGCGCGGTCCCGACCGGCAAGACCGCGTGAACAAGGGTTCCGAACAGCACACCGAGCAGCGCGCCGACGAAGAGGGTCGGGGTGAAGGCGCCGCCCACGGCACCGGAGCCGTGGGTCGCCGCGGTCGCAAGCATCTTCAGCACCATCACGGTCAGGAGTGCCTGCCAGACCCAGGGCTCGTTCAACACGGTGTTGACCACGCTGTAACCATTGCCCCAGACCGCGGGCTCGTAGACCGAGATGGCACCGACGATCAGCCCCCCGATGGCCATACGCGCGGCCAGCGGCAAGGGCATCCGAGCGAACGCGCGATGCGAACGCCCGAGCAGACTCAGGAAGACCGGCGCCAGGTGTCCCGCCGTGATGCCGAGCAGAAGGTAGAGCCCCAGCTCCCAGTCGCTGACCAACTGGAATTCGGGAATCTCGTAGACCGGCGCGTACCCCATGATGTCGTGGACGGTCACGCTGGAGATGACCGCGGCGACGATCAGCGGGCCGATGAACTCCAAGGCGATGGAGCCGAGCACGATCTCGGCGACGAAGATGGTCGCCGCAATCGGTGCATTGTAGGCCGCAGCGAGCCCCGCCGCCGCCCCCGCCGCAACCAGAAGCCGCATGCGATCGCGCGGAAACCGGGCGACCCGACCGACGACCGAGGCGACCATCGCGGCCAACTGCACCATCGCCCCCTCGCGCCCGATGGACCCGCCGGTCGCCACCGTCACCAAGGACGAGGCCGATTTGACCAGGCTGTGGCGGACGCTGATCCACCCATCGCCGATTGCGACCGCCTCCATATAGTCGGTGGTCTTGCGCCCGCGCAGCCGTCCCCCGATCTGCGCCAGGATCAACCCGGCCACCAGACCACCCGCAGCGGGGGCCAGCAGGCGCTGCCACGCCGGCAGCGACTCCGCCATCACGACCAAGCTGCCGCTCTGACCCGCGAGCACCCGCTCCAAGGCGTGGATGCCCTCGCGAAACAGTACGGTAACCAGGGCGCCGAGCAACCCGCTGAGGGCGGCCAGCAGAAGCAAGACCAAATCGCCGCGACGCCAGGCGAGCAGCAGCGCGACGCGCCGAGGCGGCGCCGTCGCGACATCCACCCCGGCGTCCCCTTCCGACCCGGACGCCGACCCGGACGCCGTCGCGGCCGCGGCTCGACGCTCGCGGCGAATCAGCGCAGCGGCGAACACAGCGAAGGTGAGTGCGACCAACAGCCAAGCCGGCGCGATCGGCCCCTCCGGCAGCGGAGGCGCTGCGCCCTCGTCCGCCCCTTCCGCCGGCAACGTGACAGGTGGCCGCTCGCTCGGCGACGCCCCGCCCGCTGCCTCCGCCGGACAGGGGCATGTGGACTCCGCAACCGGTCGCTCCGTGCCGACGCCGGAGAGCGATGCCTCCGGCTCGACCCGAACTGCTGCCGGTGGCGGCTCTGAAGGACTCGGGAAGACCTCGGCGGATAGCGGCGACAGCGTCGACACAGGCTCGGCGGGCGGCGTCGCGGCTGACTCCGGTCTCGGCTCCGCGATCGGCTCGGCGATCACCTCCGGGGCTGCCGTCGGCGGTGACTCCGGCAGGCCCCGATCGGCCGGCGGACACACCAGGGGCCGCCCCGTGCGGCGATGCTCCGCCCACTCACGCACTTGACGCGCGATGCTCAGCCGAGCCGTCTCCGCATCCAGCGCGCCAATGCGCTCTGCCGACGGCACCCGCAAAACCGCACCCACACGCAAGACCCCGTTGACATT
This region includes:
- a CDS encoding diguanylate cyclase, producing MRLSIRRKLFLSHFLAVLLVSGSIGTYFYYSAVQSLVESIRLRLQSSAALLGQTLDAREVEGIRDASDSDSDTYRRHLDLLRDLSRANPDIAYAYIMRRSGVRVFFVLDSDESERQALPGREYKDLTPALLRGFHNPSVDAQVYRDEWGSFMSGYSPLRNAHGEYLVGLDMRADEFERKLATIRLAGALSLTLSMILALLFSRALSVHFTRPIQMLVERCRAIAQGDADYAVRIHSGDELEELTDAFNAMSRRVIQSRMEADAAQRSAGQARDLLERRVSERTRELTDTNARLLHEVGERARAEEMLAQVARTDPLTGLMNRRAMLEQLDIHATRFQHSNTPCSILLADIDRFKSINDTFGHDAGDQALSQTAKELTQGLRPRDLVARWGGEEFLFLLPDSDSTAALVVAERVRSMVAAKPIRFGDKILHLTLSVGVASFRPDESIHHCIKAADKALYRAKRAGRDRVVVTEASSENDEH
- a CDS encoding ClcB-like voltage-gated chloride channel protein, which codes for MTDRVRCLSVVVLIFWLAVSTLPVRAEQDVVPVRAGDSLWKIADRIAPEAGFSRDQVMLALLEANPEAFSPACNVNGVLRVGAVLRVPSAERIGALDAETARLSIARQVREWAEHRRTGRPLVCPPADRGLPESPPTAAPEVIAEPIAEPRPESAATPPAEPVSTLSPLSAEVFPSPSEPPPAAVRVEPEASLSGVGTERPVAESTCPCPAEAAGGASPSERPPVTLPAEGADEGAAPPLPEGPIAPAWLLVALTFAVFAAALIRRERRAAAATASGSASGSEGDAGVDVATAPPRRVALLLAWRRGDLVLLLLAALSGLLGALVTVLFREGIHALERVLAGQSGSLVVMAESLPAWQRLLAPAAGGLVAGLILAQIGGRLRGRKTTDYMEAVAIGDGWISVRHSLVKSASSLVTVATGGSIGREGAMVQLAAMVASVVGRVARFPRDRMRLLVAAGAAAGLAAAYNAPIAATIFVAEIVLGSIALEFIGPLIVAAVISSVTVHDIMGYAPVYEIPEFQLVSDWELGLYLLLGITAGHLAPVFLSLLGRSHRAFARMPLPLAARMAIGGLIVGAISVYEPAVWGNGYSVVNTVLNEPWVWQALLTVMVLKMLATAATHGSGAVGGAFTPTLFVGALLGVLFGTLVHAVLPVGTAPPSAYAVVGMGAMLAGTTHAPLMAILMVFEMTMDYEIVLPLMLAVVTAHYTARQYSDISPMYAESLLPRETDAPR